From the genome of Dehalococcoidia bacterium, one region includes:
- a CDS encoding TetR/AcrR family transcriptional regulator, with protein MAPMSLKHETGPVRRQQIIDAARKLIILKGSEHVTIKGLAHEVGISEAAIYRHFNGKRDVMLLLVDDVGANLLNDIKDSGSKKGRDVIDRLNHILNRHISAIEQRRGVSFQVIAEIISLGDRGLNARVADIVDRYIARLKTLLEEGIGTGELRKDLNAEATAVLIFGLTQGVVNLWALNNYGFDLKKRYNTLWSTLRQTITGDGAGYVMKESKPK; from the coding sequence ATGGCACCGATGTCCTTGAAGCATGAGACCGGCCCGGTCAGGCGGCAACAAATTATCGATGCAGCCAGGAAGCTAATTATACTGAAAGGAAGTGAACATGTAACCATCAAGGGGCTTGCTCATGAAGTGGGTATTTCCGAAGCTGCTATATATCGTCATTTCAATGGAAAACGAGACGTAATGCTTCTACTTGTGGATGACGTAGGAGCTAATCTTCTCAACGATATCAAAGATTCAGGTAGTAAAAAAGGACGAGATGTAATAGACCGGTTGAATCACATTCTGAATAGGCATATCTCGGCTATTGAACAACGCCGGGGCGTATCGTTCCAGGTCATTGCAGAAATCATCAGCCTCGGTGATCGAGGCTTGAATGCCAGAGTCGCCGACATCGTAGACCGGTATATTGCCCGGTTGAAAACACTGCTTGAAGAGGGTATAGGCACAGGCGAACTGCGCAAAGACTTAAATGCGGAAGCTACCGCTGTCCTTATCTTTGGCTTAACGCAGGGAGTGGTCAACCTATGGGCTCTGAACAACTATGGGTTTGACCTCAAGAAACGTTACAACACACTCTGGTCTACTTTACGACAGACAATCACCGGCGACGGAGCCGGCTACGTCATGAAAGAAAGCAAACCAAAATAG
- a CDS encoding ABC transporter substrate-binding protein, translating into MFRKRFSTKKIASVGLSLAAALVTIATGILSGCSGGGEKRPIVLADGSWDSIQVHSRIAAFIIKNGYGYDTEFTFGDTIPLFNGLSRGDIDVTMEVWVENQQNAYDEFTANGSVIDLGSNYSDNWQGWLVPTYMINGDVARGIQATAPDLKSVFDLPKYWQLFKDPETPGKGRFVNGPTGWEATTINAEKLKVYGLLAYYTDFIAGSDTALSSSLASAYEQGKPWFGYYWEPTWVLGKYDMTRLEEPAYDPAIWNSTHACAYPANKVNICVNDGFYNRFPKLVDFLSKYTTTTQMLNEILAYMRDNHASTEQAAEYFLKNYKSIWTPWVPADVAAKVNAALG; encoded by the coding sequence ATGTTTAGGAAGCGTTTTTCGACGAAGAAAATAGCGAGTGTGGGCTTATCTCTAGCAGCGGCTCTTGTTACGATAGCGACTGGTATCTTAAGTGGCTGTAGCGGTGGCGGGGAGAAGAGACCCATCGTATTGGCTGATGGCAGCTGGGATAGTATTCAAGTACACAGCCGTATCGCTGCCTTTATTATTAAGAATGGCTACGGCTACGATACCGAGTTCACCTTCGGCGATACTATCCCGTTGTTTAACGGTTTGTCACGCGGAGACATCGATGTGACCATGGAAGTCTGGGTAGAAAACCAGCAGAATGCCTACGATGAGTTTACTGCTAATGGCAGTGTCATAGACCTAGGCAGTAACTATTCTGACAATTGGCAGGGCTGGTTAGTGCCTACCTACATGATAAATGGCGATGTGGCACGCGGAATTCAGGCTACCGCACCGGACCTGAAATCTGTTTTCGACCTGCCTAAATACTGGCAGCTCTTCAAAGACCCCGAAACCCCCGGCAAAGGCCGATTCGTCAATGGCCCGACCGGCTGGGAAGCGACGACCATCAATGCTGAAAAACTGAAGGTCTACGGGTTGCTGGCTTACTATACAGATTTCATTGCCGGTTCCGACACTGCGCTTTCCAGTTCACTGGCATCGGCTTATGAACAGGGCAAACCCTGGTTTGGCTACTACTGGGAGCCGACCTGGGTGCTGGGCAAATACGATATGACCCGCCTGGAAGAGCCTGCCTATGACCCGGCAATCTGGAATTCCACACATGCTTGCGCTTACCCGGCTAATAAAGTAAACATCTGTGTCAATGACGGCTTCTACAACAGATTTCCGAAATTGGTGGATTTTCTTAGTAAATATACCACGACAACTCAGATGCTGAACGAAATCCTGGCCTACATGCGGGACAACCATGCCAGCACAGAGCAGGCAGCGGAATACTTCCTGAAAAACTATAAGTCCATCTGGACTCCGTGGGTGCCGGCAGATGTGGCTGCCAAGGTAAACGCTGCACTGGGGTAA
- a CDS encoding glycine betaine/L-proline ABC transporter ATP-binding protein, whose product MNKQNSSNNGKPTIEVRGLWKVFGSKPKRVMKSEELRLASRQEIQEKTGLVTALRDIAFHVNKGELFVIMGLSGSGKSTLIRCIPRLIVPTAGEILLDGEDILAYGQSRLRDMRRNRVSMVFQQYGLLPHRTVIDNVAFGLNIRGVKKEDAYAIALATLEKVGLKGWEDRYPVALSGGMQQRVGLARALASNPEILLMDEPFSGLDPLIRRQMQDELIQIQSELHKTILFVTHDLDEALKLGDRIAIMKDGEIIQTGTPEEVITNPSCEYVEEFVRDVSLAKVRTAGSVMTPVDILLYGWMGPETASHILRSAKRNYAFVVSVGTKYLGLITMSRLIEIRRDQPNKAIKDSLEPNTPTAKPDSKVEELILPATASPYPMPVVNETGELVGEISNELLLTSMARCKPEPSSESGATANAVGAQSNAEAIVSIESDLATDDKGSTTQTSDMKTREAA is encoded by the coding sequence ATGAATAAGCAGAATAGTTCCAACAACGGCAAGCCTACCATCGAGGTGCGCGGTCTCTGGAAAGTGTTCGGTTCCAAACCGAAACGTGTCATGAAATCGGAAGAATTACGCCTCGCCAGCCGGCAGGAGATTCAGGAAAAAACCGGACTGGTGACGGCGCTCCGGGATATCGCGTTCCACGTCAATAAAGGTGAATTGTTTGTAATCATGGGGCTTTCCGGCAGCGGCAAATCTACGCTCATCCGCTGCATCCCTCGCTTGATTGTGCCTACGGCGGGAGAAATACTTTTGGATGGAGAAGACATTTTGGCGTATGGCCAATCCCGGCTCCGGGATATGCGCCGCAACAGGGTAAGCATGGTCTTTCAACAATATGGTCTGCTGCCGCACCGCACAGTGATCGACAATGTCGCCTTCGGCCTGAACATAAGGGGCGTAAAGAAGGAAGACGCGTACGCCATAGCCCTCGCAACCCTGGAAAAGGTCGGCTTGAAGGGATGGGAAGACCGCTACCCGGTTGCACTGTCCGGCGGTATGCAGCAGAGGGTCGGGCTTGCGCGGGCACTGGCCAGCAATCCGGAAATTCTGCTCATGGACGAGCCTTTCAGTGGGTTGGACCCTTTGATTCGCCGCCAGATGCAAGACGAGCTTATCCAGATACAGAGCGAATTGCATAAAACCATCCTTTTTGTAACCCATGACCTCGATGAAGCTCTGAAACTGGGTGATCGCATCGCTATAATGAAGGATGGCGAGATTATCCAGACCGGCACCCCCGAAGAGGTAATCACCAACCCCAGTTGCGAATATGTAGAGGAGTTCGTGCGCGACGTGTCACTGGCCAAAGTCCGCACGGCCGGCAGTGTAATGACGCCAGTGGATATTCTGCTCTACGGATGGATGGGGCCGGAGACAGCAAGCCACATCCTTCGCAGCGCCAAGCGGAATTATGCCTTTGTGGTATCTGTGGGAACAAAATACCTGGGCTTGATCACTATGTCCCGGCTGATAGAGATCCGGCGTGACCAGCCCAATAAAGCTATTAAAGACTCCCTTGAACCGAATACCCCCACGGCCAAACCCGATTCGAAGGTGGAAGAGCTGATTCTGCCGGCTACGGCATCGCCATACCCTATGCCGGTGGTTAACGAGACCGGCGAACTGGTAGGCGAAATCAGCAACGAACTTCTGCTAACAAGCATGGCCCGGTGCAAGCCAGAACCCAGCAGTGAGAGTGGCGCCACAGCCAACGCTGTTGGCGCTCAGAGCAATGCTGAGGCCATTGTATCTATCGAGAGTGACCTCGCCACTGATGACAAAGGCTCCACTACGCAGACATCAGATATGAAGACTCGGGAGGCAGCTTAA